One Loxodonta africana isolate mLoxAfr1 chromosome 4, mLoxAfr1.hap2, whole genome shotgun sequence genomic region harbors:
- the SP7 gene encoding transcription factor Sp7 yields MLTAACSKFGGSSPLRDSTTLGKVGAKKPYTVGSDLSAPKTMGDAYPAPFSSTNGLLSPAGSPPAPTSGYANDYPPFSHSFPGPTGTQDPGLLVPKGHSSSDCLPSVYTSLDMAHPYGSWYKAGIHAGISPGPGNAPTPWWDMHPGGNWLGGGQGQGDGLQGTLPTGPAQPPLNPQLPTYPSDFAPLNPAPYPAPHLLQPGPQHVLPQDVYKPKAVGNSGQLEGSGGAKPPRGAGTGGSGGYGSSGAGRSSCDCPNCQELERLGAAAAGLRKKPIHSCHIPGCGKVYGKASHLKAHLRWHTGERPFVCNWLFCGKRFTRSDELERHVRTHTREKKFTCLLCSKRFTRSDHLSKHQRTHGEPGPGPPPNGPKELGETRSTGEEEASQTPRPSTSPAPPEKAPGGSPEQSNLLEI; encoded by the coding sequence ATGCTGACGGCAGCGTGCAGCAAATTTGGTGGCTCCAGCCCTCTCCGGGACTCAACGACACTGGGCAAAGTAGGAGCAAAGAAGCCATACACTGTGGGCAGTGACCTTTCAGCCCCAAAAACCATGGGGGATGCCTACCCAGCCCCCTTTTCAAGCACCAATGGGCTCCTCTCACCTGCTGGCAGTCCTCCAGCACCCACCTCGGGCTATGCAAATGACTACCCTCCCTTTTCCCATTCATTTCCTGGGCCTACGGGCACACAGGACCCTGGGCTACTAGTGCCCAAAGGGCACAGCTCTTCTGACTGCCTGCCCAGTGTCTACACCTCCCTGGACATGGCACATCCCTATGGCTCCTGGTACAAGGCGGGCATCCATGCAGGCATCTCACCAGGCCCAGGCAATGCTCCCACCCCTTGGTGGGACATGCATCCTGGGGGCAACTGGCTTGGTGGTGGTCAGGGCCAGGGTGATGGGCTGCAAGGGACACTGCCCACAGGCCCTGCTCAGCCTCCACTTAACCCCCAGCTGCCCACCTACCCATCTGACTTTGCCCCCCTTAATCCAGCCCCATACCCAGCTCCCCACCTCCTACAACCAGGGCCTCAGCATGTCCTGCCTCAAGATGTCTATAAACCCAAGGCAGTGGGCAATAGTGGGCAGTTGGAGGGGAGTGGTGGCGCCAAACCCCCGAGGGGTGCAGGCACCGGGGGCAGTGGTGGATATGGGAGCAGTGGGGCGGGGCGCTCCTCTTGTGACTGCCCCAATTGCCAAGAGTTAGAGCGCCTGGGGGCAGCTGCAGCCGGGCTGCGGAAGAAGCCCATCCACAGTTGCCACATTCCCGGTTGCGGCAAAGTGTACGGCAAGGCCTCACACCTGAAGGCCCACTTGCGCTGGCACACGGGTGAGAGGCCCTTCGTCTGCAACTGGCTCTTCTGCGGCAAGAGGTTCACCCGTTCAGATGAGCTGGAGCGCCATGTACGCACTCACACCAGAGAGAAGAAGTTCACCTGCTTGCTCTGCTCTAAGCGCTTTACCCGAAGTGACCACCTGAGCAAACATCAGCGCACCCACGGCGAGCCAGGCCCTGGGCCCCCTCCCAACGGCCCCAAGGAGCTGGGGGAGACCCGCAGCACGGGGGAAGAGGAGGCCAGTCAGACCCCCAGACCTTCCACCTCACCTGCACCCCCAGAGAAAGCTCCTGGAGGCAGCCCTGAGCAGAGCAACCTGCTGGAGATCTGA